A single genomic interval of Lathyrus oleraceus cultivar Zhongwan6 chromosome 7, CAAS_Psat_ZW6_1.0, whole genome shotgun sequence harbors:
- the LOC127103731 gene encoding uncharacterized protein LOC127103731 translates to MNPERKSIHNYKFVEPPLAVLKGLGAHLDLTQKDAFKETYGNLLGILNTEVNITAVHTLVQFYDPPLRCFTFQYYQLAPTLEEYSHILGIRIKNQVPYIRTKELPEYRELAEALHMGKKEIKLNLKPKGGIHGFTSKFLVDKAITFSEAGSWTTFNAHLALLIYGIVLFPNMEEFVDLAAVHIFLTQNPISTLLADTYYSIHLPSEGPLVENKDNLKWPERIMSLKAEDIPWYS, encoded by the exons ATGAATCCCGAGAGAAAAAGCATCCACAATTACAAGTTTGTGGAACCTCCATTGGCTGTGTTGAAAGGACTTGGGGCACATTTAGACCTGACTCAAAAAGACGCCTTCAAGGAAACATATGGTAACCTGCTGGGAATTCTGAACACCGAGGTCAACATCACCGCTGTGCACACcttggtgcagttctacgatccacCACTAAGGTGCTTCACTTTCCAATATTATCAGCTAGCGCCGACATTGGAAGAGTATTCTCATATTTTGGGTATCAGGATAAAGAACCAGGTGCCCTACATCCGCACTAAGGAACTTCCTGAATATCGAGAACTTGCTGAAGCTCTGCATATGGGAAAGAAGGAGATAAAATTGAACCTGAAACCAAAAGGTGGAATCCATGGCTTCACCTCTAAGTTTCTCGTAGACAAAGCTATCACTTTTTCTGAAGCTGGAAGTTGGACGACCTTCAACGCCCATCTAGCTTTACTcatctatgggattgtcttgtttCCGAATATGGAGGAGTTCGTAGACTTGGCTGCCGTTCACATCTTCTTGACTCAGAACCCGATTTCCACTCTTCTTGCTGATACTTACTATTCCATTCAC CTACCCAGTGAAGGTCCCTTAGTTGAGAACAAAGATAATCTGAAATGGCCCGAGAGGATCATGTCCTTAAAAGCCGAAGACATCCCTTGGTATTCTTGA